The genomic DNA CTCTTCCTTGTCTATATTCGAGTGCGAAGTCCCATCCTTGTCCGCATGGCCTTTCGCAATGTGCTCCGCAGGCCTGGCCAGAGCCTGCTCATCATTATGGGCCTGATGCTTGCGACGGCCATCATCTCAATCGCGTTTACCATTGGCGATTCCGTGTCCTACAGCATCAAGAACGCAGCAACGGAATCGCTCCGCAACGTCGACGAATTGATAACGGTGGACCCGGAGTCGGAGTTGTGGAAGGGCCGCACGCTTCCCGATGGCTTCGGCGAGGCGAGCGTTGAGGGACTGCTGGCGGACCTGCAGGCGGACCAGGACGTCGACGGCGTGCTGCCGGCGCTGTCCGTGAGCGTCGCCGTCACTAACCCGGCAACGCGCCAGTTCGAATCAAGGGTGGAGTTGTCCGGGATTGATCCCGATTTGGCGAATGACTTCGAGCAACTCCACGACACTGCAGGAGCCCCCGTCAACCTGAATGGGCTGGGCGCCGACGAGGTCTATCTCACCCGGCAGGCCGCGGAATCGCTGCAAGCCGGGGCGGGAGACACCGTACAAGTGGTGCTCGGGCCGGGGCAGTACGTCCCTGTATCCGTCGTGGGCGTCATTGATGAATACTTCGCGCGGCCCAACGGCACTGACGTTACCCTGGTGATGCCGCTCGCCGCGGCGCAGTCCTTACTGGGACGACCGGGAGAGGTGAACGCTGTCCTCATCTCCAACGACGGCGACGTCAACTCCGGCGTCGAGCTTACTTCCACGATTGTCGAACGCTATGAGCAGCGTGACGACCTGGCGGGCCAAGGTCTCCATCTGGTGACTCTGAAGCAAGAAGTTGTGGACAGGGCCAATGAGGTTGGCGGCCTGTTTGTCTCACTCTTCACCACATTCGGGCTCTTTTCCATCGGCGTTGGACTGTTGCTGATATTCCTGATCTTCTCCATGCTTGCGGCGGAGCGTAAGAGCGAAATGGGAATGGCCCGCGCGGTGGGGATGCAGCGCGGGCACCTGATACGCATGTTCACTTTCGAGGGATCCATTTACGGCATCGGGTCCGCAATGGTTGGCGCGGTCATCGGCGTCGGACTCGGGTACTTGCTTGTGCTGGTCGTCGATGCCATTTTTGGCGGGACTGAGACTGGTGGGGGCTACTTCTACAACTTCCATTTCGAACCGCTGGGGCTTGTGATTGCATTCCTGGCGGGCAGCGTGCTCACCTTTACGACGGTCGTGGCGGCATCGCGGGGAATCAGCAGGCTCAACATCGTCCGCGCCATCCGGGACCTGCCGGAGCCGGAGGTGTCCGGTTCACGGAACCGGCTCCTCATTCAGGGCGTCATCATCGCCGTCTTGGGTGTGCTGATTGCGGTGGGAGCGCTGCAGGACCTGCAGATTGTCAATCTGGGTCTTGGGATATCCTTCTTCATCATAGGCATTGCCATGGCGGTCCGTTCGCGGGGCGCGTCCGCGCGATGGACCTACACGGCCACCGGTCTGATCCTGGTTGTTTACTGGTTGATCCCACACGAACTGTTCAGTTTCATCAGTGAAGAATGGAATGAGGACATTTCCGGCTTCTTTGTCACCGGAGTGTTCATTGTCACCGGCGCAGTTTTGGCGACCGTCAACAACTCGACCTTCGTGCTGGTTTTGATGACCGGCACCTTTGGCCGCATCCGCAGGCTCTCTCCTATCATCAAGTCCGCCGTGTCCTATCCGATGCGGTATGGCTACAGGACCGGCATGTCGCTCGCTATGTTTGCCATCGTCATCTTCTCCGTTACGGCAATGGCTACCCTGGTGGCTGTGATGGACAATCTGTACGGGGACCAGGACCGACTCGCCGGCGGCTACGAGGTTACCGCAGTGGTCCGCTCCCACCTGAACCTGATTGAAGACCTGGGGGCGGCGGTAGACGCCAGCACGGCGCGGGACGTCATCGAGTACGCAAATGGAGAGCCCTCCGTGGGCACCATACGCTCGGCCAGCGGCGCCGAGGCCCGGCTGGCGTCCAGCGTCGACGGCGAGACTGAGCATACGTTCATCACCGGTCTCGACGACGATTTCATCGCAAGCAACGGCTTCGACATCGCCCTGACTACGGCAGAGTATACGGCGGACGGCGAAGTTGACTCTGCGGCGGTATGGCAAGCCCTGCGAGACAACCCGGGGACGGCCGTCGTCAACGCCCTCCTGGTGCCGGCCCGCAATCAGGTCGCGTTTCAACTTGTTGAGGAGCAGTTCACGCTGCACGAGGTAGAGGGCCTCTTTCTTGAGAACGAGGTCATGGACCCCATCCCCATCGTCATTCAGGATGAGGACACCGGAGAGATTCTGGAGCTCACGGTAATAGCGGTCCTGGACAACTTTGCGTCTTCTGACGGTCCGCTGCCCAGCGGATTTCTCACGTCCACTCAGTCCTTCGTGGATATGCCGGACGCCAGCCAGTATTTCTTCAATGTGAAAGGCGATACAGCGGAGGCTGCACAGACCATTGAAGCGGCCTTCTTTGAGAATGGGATTGAGTCGATTGACCTTCAGGCGTTGATTGCCGAGTTGCAGGCGGTGCGCAAGGCCCTGTTCAACATGATGGTGGGCTTCATGCTTCTGGGCCTGGTAGTGGGCATCGTGGCTCTGGGCTTCATCAGCGCCCGCACCGTCGTTGAGCGCCGCCAGGCGATTGGCGTCCTTCGGGCCATCGGTTTCTCCAGGGGCATGGTGCAACTGAGCTTCCTGATTGAGTCCTCTTTCGTTGCCCTGCTGGGCATAGGGCTTGGCGTAGGGCTCGGGCTCTTGGCCTCAGTGAATTTGGTCAACGAGATTCGGTCAGAGGAGCCTTCGCTTGAGTTCGTCATACCGTGGGTGAATATAGCGCTCATCGCGCTGACTGCCTACTTCTTCACGCTGTTGACCACCGTGTTGCCGGCGAGACAGGCGGCGGCAGTCGCACCCGCAGAAGCGCTGCGGTACGAGTAAGGCGAATGCCTCGGAAGCGCCCCTCCGCAGACTCAGGGCGAACGGCTGTCGTTTTCTATTGCGCTAGTCCCGCTCCAGCAGCTCGATGCGCACGTTGCCCGGCGCCTTCACGAAGGCGATCTTTACTCCGGGCCGTAGCTGGAACGGCTCTGTCGAGAACTCCGCGCCCTTGGCCTTCAGTTCCTCAGCGGCGGTGAATATGTCGTCCACGCGCAGGCCGAAGTGATCGAGGCCGGTGTAGGGCTCGCTGGGGCCCTCAGGCACGTTATCGCCGGCCCGGGCGATGAAGATGGTCAGGCCGTTGAGGTCCAGGTCCACACGGGGCTGGCCGTCGGACTGAACGGACTCGAGCACCTCGGCGCCGAACATCGTCTCGAAATAGCGCGCCGTCGCCATGGGGTCCCGGCTGCGCAGGTGCATGTGGTCGTACGTGTACATGGTCATGGCACTCCTCCATCATCGGATGGCGGGAGGCTAGCACGGGCGCCTCTGGCGGGCAAGCCGCGTCCTTGACTGCGCTTCTGACGCTCCATAGACTACAAACAATACGACTCCAAGGAGGAGCGGATGCTCTCACAGCACGACAACGAGACTCTCACTCGCGTAGGCCCAGGAACCCCGATGGGCGAACTGCTGCGTGAATACTGGATACCCGCGATGCTCTCGACGGAGCTGCCGGACCCGGACTGCCCTCCCGTGCGCGTACGGCTGCTCGGCGAGGACCTCGTCGCATTCCGCGACACCGACGGCAAGCTGGGCCTCATCGACAACTACTGTCCGCACCGCCGGGCAAGCCTGTTCTTCGGACGCAACGAGGAGTGCGGGCTTCGCTGCGTGTACCACGGCTGGAAGTTCGATGTGAACGGCGACTGCGTCGACATGCCCTCGGAGCCGGCAGAGAGCAACTTCAAGGACAAGGTGAAGATCAAGGCCTACAGGATGGTTGAGCGCAACGGCATGATCTGGGCGTACATGGGTCCTCGCGCGGTCCCGCCGCCGCTGCCGGACATCGAGCCGAACATGATGGAAGAGAGCGTAGACTCCAACTCGGCCGGGCTGCGGGAGTGCAACTGGGTGCAGGCGATGGAGGGCGACATAGACACGGCCCACCTGAGCTTCCTGCACCTTGGCAAGGTCTCGGCGGAGGACGTGCAGCCAGGTACGTTCGACTACTACAACCAGAAGGACAAGGCGCCCCATTACAAGGTTGTCGAGACGGATTACGGCACCATGTACGGCGCGTACCGCCCCGCGGAGGAGGACTCCTACTACTGGCGTGTCGCCCAGTTCATGATGCCCTTCTACACGATTCCACCAGAGGGGCGCCTGGGGCAGAAGATTGGCGTGCGGTGCTGGGTGCCCGTGGATGACAACCACACCATGTTCATGAGCATGTCAGTACGCAACACCAACAGTTCCATGGCGCGCAAGACCGTCGACGGACAGCCGATTGTGGGGCTGGGCGGCGCGCGCGGGAAGCGCCCCGACGGCACTGGATGGCTGGAGCGGCACCGCTTTGAAGCCAACAAGGAAAATGACTACTTCATTGACCGGGACGCGCAGAAGAGCAAGAGCTTCACGGGCATCGTTGGCATCCACATACAGGACCAGGCGATCACGGAGAGCATGGACCCCGTGGTCGACCGCTCCCGGGAGCGGCTCGGCACCAGCGACGGCATGATCATCAAGACACGGCAGCGGCTCATCAACGCGGCCCGCTCGCTGCAGGAGGGCGTGTCTGCGCCCGCTGTCGACAACCCGGAGCTCTACCGCGTGCGGTCGGGCGGGGTTATCCTCCCACGCGCCGCCGACTGGATCGAGGCGACGGAGGAATTGCGCAAGGCCTTCGTCGTCCACCCGGGCATTGAGAACACCACGTCCTAGCCACGATCATACGCGGCAGCAGGGGGGCGCGCACCGCAAGGGCGCGCCCCCCTGTTTCAGGACCGGCACACATTCAAGTTGTCTATACGTTGCCAACTGTTGCGTCCGTTCTATCTGGCAAACAGCCTTCACGTGAACTTCTACGAAAGCCGGCTTGAACGGCCCTACGTTCGGGACTTGCTCGCTTGCCGGTAGCGCGCGAGCAGTCATCTCATTCCCACGCGGAATCCTGTAATTCCATATTTGGTATTGCGCCTGTCGACCCTCACTTCGTACACTGGATGAGTCAAGGTTAACTTCTGGATTGGAAGCACCGAATTGAACGACTGGGCTATCTATGCGTCCACAATCTCCCGGTCTTTTGGCGACGTAAAGGCGGTCAACGCGGTAGACCTCGCCATCCCTAGGGGCGAGGTCTACGGCTTCCTGGGGCCGAACGGCGCCGGCAAGACCACCCTCGTGCGCATGCTGATCACGCTGCTGCTCCCGACCGCGGGGCAGGCGTGGGTGGTCGGCCATGAGCTCGTATCGGACGCCAAGGAGATACGGCTGCGCATTGGCGCCGCGCTACAGGATACGGCCCTGGACCCGAAGCAGACCGGCGTCGAGTTTCTCCGATTGCAGGGGTTCCTGTATGGGCTCACCGGCAGGGAAGTGCGGCAGCGCGTCGACGACCTGGCGTCGCTGGTGGACATCGGCGACGCGCTCTCGCGCAGCATCGGCACCTACTCGGGCGGCATGAAGCGGCGGCTTGACCTGGCCGCGGCCATGATCCACAACCCGGAGGTCCTGTTCCTCGATGAGCCGACGACCGGCCTTGACCCGATCAGCCGCCGCCGCGTATGGGAGGAGATCCAACGTGTCAACAAAGCGCTGGGCGTCACCATCTTCCTCACGACACAGTATCTTGAAGAGGCCGACATGCTGGCCGACCGCGTCGGGATCATCAACCAGGGCGTGCTCGCGGCCGAGGGCACGCCGCCCGATCTGAAGCGGTCGCTCGGGTCCGACGTGATCATTGCGACGGTGGATGGCGACGCGGAAGAGGCGCGGCTGGCGGTCGGGAGTCTGCCGGCCATTGAGCAGGTGGACGTGTACGGCAACGAGGTCGTCGTCCGCGTGTCCAACGGCGCGGCGCAGATCGGGGCCATCGCGCTCGCACTGAACCAGAACGGTGCCGAGATCCGCGAGATACGCATGCATACCCCAACCCTCGACGACGTTTTCCTCAGTGTCACGGGCGAGCGATTCGAGGAGGTTGGAACGGAGGAGTCAGCAGATGGCGAGTAGCCAATTAGCCGCGACGGAGGTACGCGCCCGGCACGCGGGGTTTCACCGGGACGTGATGTCCGTGGCCGGCCGTGCGCTCCGTTCCATTCCAAGGGACCCGGAGGCCATCTACCCGGCGCTGGTCATCCCTATCTTCTTCTTTGCCGTAAACATCGGCGCGCTGCAGGACCTGGCCGAGGATATCCCCGGGCTGGATTACAAGGCATTCCAGCTCCCGGTAGCCATCATCTTTGCGGTGACCGGCATCTCCCGCGCCATCACCCTGGTCACGGACATCCAGACCGGCTATTTCGACCGGCTCGCACTGACGCCGGTCAGCCGGTTCTCATTGTTGCTCGGGCTCATGGTGGCCGACATTGCGCTGGTGGTCGCGCTGACTATCCCGGTGCTTATCCTGGGATTCATCGTGGGGGTGCGTTTTGAAAGCGGCATGCTGGGGATACTTCTGTTCATCGCCATGGCCGGCGCGTGGGGTCTGGCGTTCACCGGCTTCCCATACGCCATCGCCCTGAAGACAGGCAATCCCGCCGCGGTCAACGTGAGCTTCCTGATATTCTTCCCGTTCGTGTTCCTGACCACCATTTTTGTGCCGCTGGAGGCCATGACCGGCTGGCTCCAGGCCATCGCCA from Chloroflexota bacterium includes the following:
- a CDS encoding ATP-binding cassette domain-containing protein, giving the protein MNDWAIYASTISRSFGDVKAVNAVDLAIPRGEVYGFLGPNGAGKTTLVRMLITLLLPTAGQAWVVGHELVSDAKEIRLRIGAALQDTALDPKQTGVEFLRLQGFLYGLTGREVRQRVDDLASLVDIGDALSRSIGTYSGGMKRRLDLAAAMIHNPEVLFLDEPTTGLDPISRRRVWEEIQRVNKALGVTIFLTTQYLEEADMLADRVGIINQGVLAAEGTPPDLKRSLGSDVIIATVDGDAEEARLAVGSLPAIEQVDVYGNEVVVRVSNGAAQIGAIALALNQNGAEIREIRMHTPTLDDVFLSVTGERFEEVGTEESADGE
- a CDS encoding Rieske 2Fe-2S domain-containing protein, coding for MLSQHDNETLTRVGPGTPMGELLREYWIPAMLSTELPDPDCPPVRVRLLGEDLVAFRDTDGKLGLIDNYCPHRRASLFFGRNEECGLRCVYHGWKFDVNGDCVDMPSEPAESNFKDKVKIKAYRMVERNGMIWAYMGPRAVPPPLPDIEPNMMEESVDSNSAGLRECNWVQAMEGDIDTAHLSFLHLGKVSAEDVQPGTFDYYNQKDKAPHYKVVETDYGTMYGAYRPAEEDSYYWRVAQFMMPFYTIPPEGRLGQKIGVRCWVPVDDNHTMFMSMSVRNTNSSMARKTVDGQPIVGLGGARGKRPDGTGWLERHRFEANKENDYFIDRDAQKSKSFTGIVGIHIQDQAITESMDPVVDRSRERLGTSDGMIIKTRQRLINAARSLQEGVSAPAVDNPELYRVRSGGVILPRAADWIEATEELRKAFVVHPGIENTTS
- a CDS encoding ABC transporter permease → MASSQLAATEVRARHAGFHRDVMSVAGRALRSIPRDPEAIYPALVIPIFFFAVNIGALQDLAEDIPGLDYKAFQLPVAIIFAVTGISRAITLVTDIQTGYFDRLALTPVSRFSLLLGLMVADIALVVALTIPVLILGFIVGVRFESGMLGILLFIAMAGAWGLAFTGFPYAIALKTGNPAAVNVSFLIFFPFVFLTTIFVPLEAMTGWLQAIATYNPVTYLLEGLRSLVTDDWNWPMILQGLGAIVLVGAVSMTLAFLALVGRARRA
- a CDS encoding FtsX-like permease family protein, which gives rise to MDELFGAPVTSIAAALAVLFTIAVLFLVYIRVRSPILVRMAFRNVLRRPGQSLLIIMGLMLATAIISIAFTIGDSVSYSIKNAATESLRNVDELITVDPESELWKGRTLPDGFGEASVEGLLADLQADQDVDGVLPALSVSVAVTNPATRQFESRVELSGIDPDLANDFEQLHDTAGAPVNLNGLGADEVYLTRQAAESLQAGAGDTVQVVLGPGQYVPVSVVGVIDEYFARPNGTDVTLVMPLAAAQSLLGRPGEVNAVLISNDGDVNSGVELTSTIVERYEQRDDLAGQGLHLVTLKQEVVDRANEVGGLFVSLFTTFGLFSIGVGLLLIFLIFSMLAAERKSEMGMARAVGMQRGHLIRMFTFEGSIYGIGSAMVGAVIGVGLGYLLVLVVDAIFGGTETGGGYFYNFHFEPLGLVIAFLAGSVLTFTTVVAASRGISRLNIVRAIRDLPEPEVSGSRNRLLIQGVIIAVLGVLIAVGALQDLQIVNLGLGISFFIIGIAMAVRSRGASARWTYTATGLILVVYWLIPHELFSFISEEWNEDISGFFVTGVFIVTGAVLATVNNSTFVLVLMTGTFGRIRRLSPIIKSAVSYPMRYGYRTGMSLAMFAIVIFSVTAMATLVAVMDNLYGDQDRLAGGYEVTAVVRSHLNLIEDLGAAVDASTARDVIEYANGEPSVGTIRSASGAEARLASSVDGETEHTFITGLDDDFIASNGFDIALTTAEYTADGEVDSAAVWQALRDNPGTAVVNALLVPARNQVAFQLVEEQFTLHEVEGLFLENEVMDPIPIVIQDEDTGEILELTVIAVLDNFASSDGPLPSGFLTSTQSFVDMPDASQYFFNVKGDTAEAAQTIEAAFFENGIESIDLQALIAELQAVRKALFNMMVGFMLLGLVVGIVALGFISARTVVERRQAIGVLRAIGFSRGMVQLSFLIESSFVALLGIGLGVGLGLLASVNLVNEIRSEEPSLEFVIPWVNIALIALTAYFFTLLTTVLPARQAAAVAPAEALRYE
- a CDS encoding VOC family protein; translation: MTMYTYDHMHLRSRDPMATARYFETMFGAEVLESVQSDGQPRVDLDLNGLTIFIARAGDNVPEGPSEPYTGLDHFGLRVDDIFTAAEELKAKGAEFSTEPFQLRPGVKIAFVKAPGNVRIELLERD